One Carassius gibelio isolate Cgi1373 ecotype wild population from Czech Republic chromosome A7, carGib1.2-hapl.c, whole genome shotgun sequence DNA window includes the following coding sequences:
- the LOC128017105 gene encoding galactosylgalactosylxylosylprotein 3-beta-glucuronosyltransferase 3 isoform X2 encodes MRMRLKLKTVFVLYFTVSLLGLIYALMQLDQQISQLRGELQKLQEHIKTSELAKKTDVPRIYVITPTYARLVQKAELTRLSHTFLHVPHLHWIVVEDAPQPTLLVTDFLAASGLTYTHLHQLTPKDRKLQEGDPSWLKPRGAEQRNEGLRWLREMGAAAEGKEAAALEEAVVYFADDDNTYSLQLFEEMRYTYRVSVWPVGLVGGMKFERPVVEDGKVVRFHTGWRPNRPFPMDMAGFAVSLRFILTTPQARFDGDAQMGFLESSFLQHLVTMDDLEPKADLCTKVLVWHTRTEKPKMKREDALQKQGLGSDPDVEV; translated from the exons ATGAGAATGAGACTGAAGCTGAAGACTGTGTTTGTCCTGTACTTCACAGTGTCACTACTAGGACTCATCTATGCGCTGATGCAGCTGG ATCAGCAGATCTCTCAGCTGAGAGGAGAGCTGCAGAAGCTGCAGGAACACATCAAAACATCAGAGCTGGCGAAGAAGACTGATGTGCCCAGAATTTATGTGATAACACCCACTTATGCAAG ACTGGTGCAGAAGGCTGAGCTCACTCGCTTGTCCCACACCTTCCTCCATGTTCCTCATCTTCACTGGATCGTGGTGGAGGACGCTCCTCAGCCAACTCTGCTCGTCACAGATTTCCTGGCTGCATCTGGCTTGACCTACACCCATCTCCACCAGCTGACCCCCAAAGACAGGAAGCTGCAGGAGGGTGATCCCAGCTGGCTGAAGCCCCGGGGGGCTGAGCAGAGGAACGAGGGTCTGCGCTGGCTCAGGGAGATGGGTGCTGCTGCTGAGGGAAAGGAAGCGGCTGCACTTGAGGAGGCTGTGGTGTACTTTGCTGATGATGACAATACATATAGTCTGCAGCTTTTTGAAGAG ATGCGGTACACATACCGTGTTTCTGTGTGGCCTGTGGGTCTGGTGGGCGGGATGAAGTTTGAGCGGCCCGTGGTGGAGGATGGGAAGGTTGTGCGTTTCCACACTGGCTGGCGTCCCAACCGCCCGTTCCCCATGGACATGGCTGGTTTTGCAGTGTCCCTGAGGTTTATACTGACCACACCCCAAGCACGATTTGACGGTGATGCTCAGATGGGCTTCCTGGAAAGTAGCTTCCTTCAGCACCTGGTTACTATGGATGACCTTGAACCCAAAGCAGACCTGTGCACCAAG GTGCTGGTGTGGCACACCCGAACTGAGAAGCCAAAGATGAAAAGGGAAGACGCTTTGCAGAAGCAAGGGTTGGGTTCAGATCCGGATGTGGAGGTGTGA
- the LOC128017107 gene encoding REST corepressor 2 yields the protein MPSVMERSGSGVLSRSRAKTVTNGNSQHSEEESSDEEHTHDSMIRVGGDYQAQIPEFKPDKERDGNSASHYSENDQRSMLVWSPNSQVSNAMLDEYILMAKEKHGYNMEQALGMLLWHKHDVEKSLADLANFTPFPEDWTVEDKVLFEQAFSFHGKSFHRIQQMLPDKLISSLVKYYYSWKKTRTRTSVMDRQARKLLSKREKDESNDETEKGDPGSDSDFEINGRKETTKQSSGIGGGSDKGSSKSGPTRKENQGAQYRHHPLRARRRPPKGMHLEQEDIVALSASTDSGAVSLRQLDTQLVSLKRQVQSIKQTNSVLKHNLSDGIEGLRPSEPTQKNNSRWTTEEQLLAVQAVRRYGKDFAAIADVIGNKTVAQVSLFFVSYRRRFNLEEVLHEWQAEQEVVQGSSGRIANMELNGSAGAEDDEVKMDGISPPHSDCSLSSSDVLNITQSSPPLTQPPPLLRPAPPSAPPSLLRQPPPLQTRPLQTRTPHNHPPPPPPLIRPAVASSLHQGALRNSLSSASAGQLPPSLLGLKVESPQSQ from the exons ATGCCATCAGTGATGGAGCGTTCAGGGTCTGGTGTGCTGTCTCGAAGCAGGGCCAAAACAGTCACAAACGGGAACAGCCAGCACTCTGAGGAAGAGAGCAGCGACGAGGAACACACACATG ACAGTATGATCCGCGTTGGTGGGGACTACCAGGCACAGATCCCAGAGTTCAAACCAGATAAAGAAAGAGATGGAA ACAGTGCGTCCCACTACAGTGAAAATGACCAGAGGAGTATGCTGGTCTGGTCCCCAAATAGCCAAGTGTCCAATGCCATGT TGGATGAATATATTCTGATGGCCAAAGAGAAGCACGGATACAACATGGAACAG GCTCTTGGCATGCTTCTGTGGCACAAGCACGATGTGGAGAAGTCACTGGCTGACCTGGCAAACTTCACTCCCTTTCCTGAAGATTGGACAGTGGAAGACAAGGTTCTGTTCGAACAGGCTTTCAGCTTTCATGGCAAGAGCTTCCATCGCATCCAACAGATG CTTCCAGACAAACTGATCTCAAGCCTGGTGAAATACTACTACTCTTGGAAGAAGACCAGAACCCGGACCAGCGTCATGGACCGTCAAGCACGCAAGCTCCTTAGCAAGAGAGAAAAGGATGAGAG TAACGACGAGACGGAGAAAGGAGATCCAGGCAGTGACAGTGATTTTGAGATCAACGGCAGGAAAGAG ACAACGAAGCAGAGCTCTGGAATTGGAGGAGGGAGTGATAAAGGTTCAAGCAAGTCTGGTCCGACTCGGAAAGAGAACCAGGGTGCACAGTACCGACACCACCCTCTTCGGGCTCGCCGCAGACCTCCTAAAGGCATGCACTTGGAACAGGAGGACATTGTTGCTCTCTCAGCCTCCACTGATTCAGGAGCTGTTAGTCTCAGACAGCTGGACACACAGCTAGTGTCTCTGAAAAGACAG GTCCAAAGTATCAAGCAAACCAACAGTGTTCTCAAGCACAACTTGAGTGATGGAATTGAAGGCTTGAGACCATCAGAG CCCACCCAAAAAAACAACTCTCGCTGGACAACAGAGGAGCAGCTCCTGGCCGTTCAAG CTGTCAGGCGATACGGTAAAGACTTTGCAGCCATAGCGGACGTGATTGGGAACAAGACAGTGGCACAGGTCAGCTTATTCTTCGTTAGCTACCGGAGACGCTTCAATCTGGAGGAGGTGCTCCATGAATGGCAGGCAGAACAGGAAGTTGTGCAAGGGAGCAGCGGGAGGATCGCGAACATGGAGCTGAATGGGTCAGCAGGAGCGGAAGACGATGAG GTGAAGATGGATGGCATCTCTCCACCTCATTCTGACTGTTCACTGTCCTCTTCTGATGTTCTAAACATTACCCAGTCCTCCCCACCCCTCACTCAGCCTCCCCCCTTACTGCGCCCTGCACCCCCTTCAGCACCCCCTAGCCTGCTGCGCCAGCCTCCCCCGCTACAGACGCGACCTCTACAAACCCGGACGCCCCACAATcaccctccccctccccctccgcTCATCAGACCTGCAGTGGCATCCTCGCTCCACCAGGGGGCACTGAGGAACTCTCTAAGTTCCGCCTCTGCTGGACAGCTGCCACCCTCACTGCTGGGGCTGAAGGTGGAATCCCCCCAGTCACAATGA
- the LOC128017100 gene encoding basic leucine zipper transcriptional factor ATF-like isoform X1 has protein sequence MPAAIMDNFDQGSPFSQSDSQSPHDWSIQSEDHRHHRREKNRDAARKSRRKQTEKADLLHEELQALEQSNATFIKEISELKKELQLYTTALEQHKPHCTKLCRFEPSVTVTGGPSTATPSTSDIKFNIDPNLLPDLAFLPESNSVDISLTDLLDSSDWCSWDSVNGNGCLQQF, from the exons ATGCCAGCTGCCATCATGGACAACTTTGACCAGGGAAGTCCTTTCTCACAAAGTGATTCTCAAAGTCCTCATGATTGG AGCATTCAGTCGGAGGACCACAGGCACCATCGGAGAGAAAAAAACAGAGATGCAGCTCGCAAGAGTcgcagaaaacagacagaaaaggCAGACTTGCTGCACGAG gaACTCCAGGCTCTAGAGCAGTCCAATGCcacattcataaaagaaattTCTGAGCTGAAGAAGGAGCTTCAACTCTACACcacagctttggaacaacataaacCTCACTGCACTAAACTATGTCGATTTGAACCATCAGTTACTGTTACTGGAGGTCCGTCCACAGCTACACCCTCTACCTCAGATATCAAATTCAACATTGACCCAAACCTCTTGCCGGACCTGGCATTCTTACCAGAAAGTAATTCAGTGGACATATCTCTGACAGACCTCCTCGACAGTAGCGACTGGTGTTCTTGGGACTCAGTGAATGGGAACGGGTGCCTACAGCAGTTTTGA
- the LOC128017100 gene encoding basic leucine zipper transcriptional factor ATF-like isoform X2, which produces MPAAIMDNFDQGSPFSQSDSQSPHDWSIQSEDHRHHRREKNRDAARKSRRKQTEKADLLHEALEQSNATFIKEISELKKELQLYTTALEQHKPHCTKLCRFEPSVTVTGGPSTATPSTSDIKFNIDPNLLPDLAFLPESNSVDISLTDLLDSSDWCSWDSVNGNGCLQQF; this is translated from the exons ATGCCAGCTGCCATCATGGACAACTTTGACCAGGGAAGTCCTTTCTCACAAAGTGATTCTCAAAGTCCTCATGATTGG AGCATTCAGTCGGAGGACCACAGGCACCATCGGAGAGAAAAAAACAGAGATGCAGCTCGCAAGAGTcgcagaaaacagacagaaaaggCAGACTTGCTGCACGAG GCTCTAGAGCAGTCCAATGCcacattcataaaagaaattTCTGAGCTGAAGAAGGAGCTTCAACTCTACACcacagctttggaacaacataaacCTCACTGCACTAAACTATGTCGATTTGAACCATCAGTTACTGTTACTGGAGGTCCGTCCACAGCTACACCCTCTACCTCAGATATCAAATTCAACATTGACCCAAACCTCTTGCCGGACCTGGCATTCTTACCAGAAAGTAATTCAGTGGACATATCTCTGACAGACCTCCTCGACAGTAGCGACTGGTGTTCTTGGGACTCAGTGAATGGGAACGGGTGCCTACAGCAGTTTTGA
- the arl2 gene encoding ADP-ribosylation factor-like protein 2, producing MGLLTILKKMKHKEREMRLLMLGLDNAGKTTILKKFNGEDVSTISPTLGFNIKTLEHRGFKLNIWDVGGQKSLRSYWRNYFESTDGLVWVVDSADRLRLEDCRKELSTLLLEERLGGATLLVFANKQDLPGALSKDGIREVLALDDIKTHHWCIVGCSAVTGENLLTGVDWLLDDIAARIFTSD from the exons ATGGGTTTACTGACGATCTTAAAGAAGATGAAGCACAAGGAGCGTGAAATGCGTCTACTAATGCT GGGTCTTGACAATGCTGGAAAAACAACCATCCTAAAGAAATTCAACGGTGAGGATGTCAGCACGATCTCTCCAACATTAGGCTTCAACATAAAGACACTCGAGCACAGAGG GTTTAAGCTGAATATCTGGGATGTTGGTGGTCAAAAGTCCTTGAGATCTTACTGGAGGAATTATTTTGAGAGTACAGATGGACTGGTGTGGGTCGTGGACAGCGCTGACAGATTAAGACTGGAGGACTGCAGGAAAGAGCTGAGTACTTTATTACTAGAGGAG CGATTAGGAGGAGCCACTCTGTTAGTTTTTGCAAACAAGCAGGACCTACCAGGTGCTTTATCAAAAGATGGAATTCGAGAG GTTTTAGCCCTTGATGACATTAAGACCCATCACtggtgcattgtgggatgcaGTGCTGTGACTGGGGAGAACCTGCTAACAGGTGTGGACTGGCTACTTGATGATATAGCAGCACGGATCTTCACATCTGACTGA
- the LOC128017105 gene encoding galactosylgalactosylxylosylprotein 3-beta-glucuronosyltransferase 3 isoform X1 yields MRMRLKLKTVFVLYFTVSLLGLIYALMQLGQRCDCRGHDMSKDQQISQLRGELQKLQEHIKTSELAKKTDVPRIYVITPTYARLVQKAELTRLSHTFLHVPHLHWIVVEDAPQPTLLVTDFLAASGLTYTHLHQLTPKDRKLQEGDPSWLKPRGAEQRNEGLRWLREMGAAAEGKEAAALEEAVVYFADDDNTYSLQLFEEMRYTYRVSVWPVGLVGGMKFERPVVEDGKVVRFHTGWRPNRPFPMDMAGFAVSLRFILTTPQARFDGDAQMGFLESSFLQHLVTMDDLEPKADLCTKVLVWHTRTEKPKMKREDALQKQGLGSDPDVEV; encoded by the exons ATGAGAATGAGACTGAAGCTGAAGACTGTGTTTGTCCTGTACTTCACAGTGTCACTACTAGGACTCATCTATGCGCTGATGCAGCTGG GTCAGCGCTGTGACTGCAGAGGTCATGACATGTCTAAAGATCAGCAGATCTCTCAGCTGAGAGGAGAGCTGCAGAAGCTGCAGGAACACATCAAAACATCAGAGCTGGCGAAGAAGACTGATGTGCCCAGAATTTATGTGATAACACCCACTTATGCAAG ACTGGTGCAGAAGGCTGAGCTCACTCGCTTGTCCCACACCTTCCTCCATGTTCCTCATCTTCACTGGATCGTGGTGGAGGACGCTCCTCAGCCAACTCTGCTCGTCACAGATTTCCTGGCTGCATCTGGCTTGACCTACACCCATCTCCACCAGCTGACCCCCAAAGACAGGAAGCTGCAGGAGGGTGATCCCAGCTGGCTGAAGCCCCGGGGGGCTGAGCAGAGGAACGAGGGTCTGCGCTGGCTCAGGGAGATGGGTGCTGCTGCTGAGGGAAAGGAAGCGGCTGCACTTGAGGAGGCTGTGGTGTACTTTGCTGATGATGACAATACATATAGTCTGCAGCTTTTTGAAGAG ATGCGGTACACATACCGTGTTTCTGTGTGGCCTGTGGGTCTGGTGGGCGGGATGAAGTTTGAGCGGCCCGTGGTGGAGGATGGGAAGGTTGTGCGTTTCCACACTGGCTGGCGTCCCAACCGCCCGTTCCCCATGGACATGGCTGGTTTTGCAGTGTCCCTGAGGTTTATACTGACCACACCCCAAGCACGATTTGACGGTGATGCTCAGATGGGCTTCCTGGAAAGTAGCTTCCTTCAGCACCTGGTTACTATGGATGACCTTGAACCCAAAGCAGACCTGTGCACCAAG GTGCTGGTGTGGCACACCCGAACTGAGAAGCCAAAGATGAAAAGGGAAGACGCTTTGCAGAAGCAAGGGTTGGGTTCAGATCCGGATGTGGAGGTGTGA
- the LOC128017106 gene encoding N-alpha-acetyltransferase 40 codes for MGRKSNRAKEKKQRRLEERAAMDAVCARVDAANKLEDPLSALPVFKKYDRNGLNLEIECKRVAALSPDTVEWAYELTRANMQTLYEQSEWGWKEREKREEMKDERAWYLLARDADSKPVAFSHFRFDVECGEEVLYCYEVQLESKVRRKGLGKFLIQTLQLIANSTQMKKVMLTVFKHNHGAYQFFRDALQFEIDETSPSVSGCCGEDGSYEILSRRTKYGEASGHAHGGGHCGGCCH; via the exons ATGGGG AGAAAATCAAACAGAGCAAAGGAGAAAAAGCAGCGGAGACTGGAAGAACGGGCAGCTATGGATGCGGTGTGTGCTAGGGTGGATGCAGCCAATAAG CTTGAAGATCCTCTGTCTGCCTTGCCAGTGTTCAAAAAATATGACAGAAACGG GCTAAACCTGGAGATTGAGTGTAAACGGGTAGCTGCATTGAGTCCAGATACAGTGGAGTGGGCCTATGAGTTGACTAGAGCCAACATGCAGACGCT ATATGAACAGAGTGAGTGGGgatggaaggagagagagaaaagggaggAGATGAAGGATGAGAGAGCGTGGTATCTCCTGGCCCGTGATGCTGACTCCAAACCTGTAGCATTTTCCCACTTTCGATTTGATGTGGAGTGTGGAGAAGAGGTTTTATATTG TTATGAAGTTCAGCTGGAGAGTAAAGTCAGACGGAAAGGCCTGGGGAAATTTCTCATCCAAACCCTTCAGCTTATCGCCAACAG CACACAAATGAAAAAGGTCATGCTGACAGTATTTAAACACAATCATGGCGCTTACCAGTTCTTTAGGGACGCTTTACA GTTTGAGATTGATGAAACCTCCCCCAGTGTGTCTGGTTGCTGTGGAGAAGACGGCTCCTATGAGATTCTGAGCCGGAGAACAAAGTACGGCGAGGCCTCGGGACATGCGCATGGGGGCGGCCACTGTGGAGGCTGCTGCCATTAA
- the LOC128017104 gene encoding uncharacterized protein LOC128017104, whose product MTIGRSSKKNMAPRSPPFLDKASGFYGRLDEVCGDGVQRETTEEQIGTLNRNSQDNRTAPSWIEEDDHVVDFNQGMMDDDGTTLLKRKPSRLSRRWSRMSSRKAKYDTFASEKELGKETNKFTSVHLNPEVPPPASQTLENSREPEPTLVHFSAREHADDQILISGKKEGEGEMEDTKKGKKPEGKHNGESLEVVKRNTVKNYRKAVDRAFRRGWETFVANLYSVTLTPISSNSSSSTTSDKSELNRNGVLAEFR is encoded by the exons ATGACTATCGGCAGGAGCTCCAAAAAGAACATGGCCCCTCGTTCTCCTCCTTTCCTGGACAAGGCTAGTGGATTCTATGGGCGCTTGGATGAAGTGTGTGGAGACGGTGTACAGAGAGAGACCACAGAAGAGCAGATAGGAACCTTGAACCGGAACAGCCAAGACAATAGGACAGCTCCGAGCTGGATAGAAGAGGATGATCATGTGGTTGATTTTAACCAGGGCATGATGGATGACGATGGGACCACTTTACTGAAGAGAAAGCCCAGCAGACTGAGTCGCCGCTGGAGCAGGATGAGCTCCAGGAAGGCAAAATATGATACATTTGCCTCAGAGAAAGAACTGGGTAAGGAGACCAATAAGTTCACCTCTGTTCATCTAAACCCAGAGGTGCCACCACCAGCATCCCAAACCCTGGAAAACAGCAGGGAACCAGAACCAACACTTGTCCATTTCTCCGCGAGGGAGCATGCTGACGACCAGATTCTGATCTCAGGGAAGAAGGAAGGAGAAGGGGAAATGGAAGACACAAAAAAAGGGAAGAAGCCAGAAGGCAAACATAACGGAGAGTCACTGGAAGTTGTAAAGAGAAACACTGTCAAGAATTATCGCAAG GCTGTGGACAGAGCTTTCCGTCGAGGATGGGAGACTTTCGTTGCCAATCTGTATAGTGTGACACTGACACCTATATCATCAAACTCTTCTTCATCCACAACATCAGACAAAAGTGAATTGAACAGGAATGGTGTTTTAGCAGAATTCAGATAA